A genome region from Wielerella bovis includes the following:
- the pyrE gene encoding orotate phosphoribosyltransferase: MSNFHQDFLNFALQQNVLKFGKFTTKAGRQSPYFFNAGLFNDGASTLQLARFYAQAILESNVQFDMLFGPAYKGIILAAATAMMLAEHGVNVPFAYNRKEAKDHGEGGVLVGAPLKGRVLIIDDVISAGTSVRESLTFIENAGAQAAGVAIALDRMEKGTGELSAVQEVQQQYGLPVVAIANLLDLFKLLEQNDSPELAQFVEPMKSYRTKYGVV; the protein is encoded by the coding sequence ATGTCTAACTTCCATCAAGATTTTCTTAACTTTGCCCTGCAACAAAACGTCCTAAAATTTGGTAAATTCACTACCAAAGCAGGTCGCCAATCTCCTTATTTTTTTAATGCAGGCTTGTTTAACGATGGTGCATCCACACTGCAACTAGCACGTTTCTATGCCCAAGCGATTTTGGAAAGCAACGTGCAATTTGATATGCTGTTTGGACCTGCGTACAAAGGCATTATTTTAGCCGCCGCCACCGCCATGATGTTGGCAGAACACGGCGTAAACGTGCCTTTTGCCTACAACCGCAAAGAAGCCAAAGACCATGGCGAAGGTGGCGTTTTAGTCGGCGCACCACTCAAAGGTCGAGTGCTGATTATTGATGACGTGATTTCGGCTGGTACTTCGGTACGCGAAAGTTTGACATTTATTGAAAACGCAGGCGCACAAGCGGCTGGCGTTGCAATTGCACTTGACCGTATGGAAAAAGGGACAGGCGAACTTTCTGCCGTGCAAGAAGTGCAACAACAATACGGTTTACCAGTAGTAGCGATTGCCAATTTATTGGATTTATTCAAACTATTGGAACAAAATGACAGTCCAGAATTGGCGCAATTTGTTGAACCAATGAAATCGTATCGCACAAAATATGGTGTGGTGTAA
- a CDS encoding pseudouridine synthase — MKHNNPLPILNGVKPSYLILPHDKRFDGKTLLYFLCQHFPFVSESAWQARLNSGMVVNQNGEMLNEHTPFVSGSKIFYYREISREDEPRIPFDEEILLVNNHLIVVDKPHFLPVTPSGRFLRETLLTRLRLHLDLQHLNVADITPIHRLDKDTAGVMLLSHNPESRAIYQKLFENKTIQKTYHALAPTRTDLHYPLEVKSRLVRGDAFFLTQEEAGEPNSHTIVNLLENRGEMSLYELKPITGKKHQLRVHMMKLGMPLLNDMLYPIVHEVGTEDYNKPLKLLAKRIEFTDPISGEYCVFESKQFL; from the coding sequence ATGAAACACAACAATCCTTTACCTATTTTAAACGGCGTGAAACCCAGCTATTTGATTCTGCCACACGACAAACGTTTTGACGGCAAAACGCTGTTGTATTTTCTGTGCCAACATTTTCCATTTGTGAGCGAAAGTGCATGGCAAGCACGGTTAAACAGCGGCATGGTGGTGAACCAAAATGGCGAAATGCTCAATGAACACACGCCATTTGTTTCAGGCAGCAAGATTTTTTATTATCGCGAAATCAGCCGTGAAGACGAACCGCGCATTCCATTTGATGAAGAAATATTATTGGTAAATAATCACTTGATTGTGGTGGATAAACCCCATTTTTTACCCGTAACCCCAAGCGGTCGATTTTTGCGTGAAACGCTTTTAACGCGCTTGCGTTTGCACCTCGATTTGCAACATTTGAATGTGGCAGACATCACGCCCATTCATCGTTTGGATAAAGATACGGCTGGTGTGATGTTGTTGTCGCACAATCCCGAAAGTCGCGCCATTTATCAAAAATTGTTTGAAAATAAAACAATACAAAAAACCTATCACGCCCTTGCACCCACCCGCACGGATTTGCATTACCCATTGGAAGTCAAATCGCGTTTGGTGCGCGGTGATGCGTTTTTCCTCACCCAAGAAGAAGCGGGCGAACCCAATTCACATACCATTGTGAATTTATTGGAAAATCGCGGTGAAATGAGCTTGTATGAATTGAAACCCATCACAGGAAAAAAACATCAATTGCGTGTGCACATGATGAAATTGGGCATGCCTTTGTTGAATGATATGTTGTATCCAATTGTGCATGAAGTGGGCACGGAAGATTATAATAAGCCATTAAAATTATTGGCAAAACGCATTGAATTTACCGACCCCATTTCGGGGGAGTATTGTGTTTTTGAAAGCAAACAATTTTTATAA
- a CDS encoding helix-turn-helix domain-containing protein, whose translation METHEKIRTMRELNQLTQEEMAEKLNITAGGYAKIERGESAINLNRLQQIAQILNINVSELLKNDAGLVIQLGGDNNHQTSFYGTSSSDLISEIEKLQLIIQHKNELLAQKDRELAAKEEIITLLRK comes from the coding sequence ATGGAAACCCACGAAAAAATCCGCACCATGCGCGAACTCAATCAACTCACACAAGAAGAAATGGCAGAAAAATTGAACATTACGGCTGGTGGTTATGCAAAAATTGAGCGAGGGGAAAGTGCAATCAATTTAAACAGATTGCAACAAATTGCCCAAATATTGAATATCAATGTTTCTGAATTATTAAAAAATGACGCTGGATTGGTTATCCAATTAGGTGGCGATAATAATCATCAAACTTCATTCTATGGGACATCATCATCTGATTTGATTTCTGAAATTGAAAAACTCCAACTGATTATCCAACACAAAAACGAACTGCTTGCCCAAAAAGACCGCGAACTTGCTGCCAAAGAAGAAATCATCACATTATTGCGAAAATAA
- the hisS gene encoding histidine--tRNA ligase: MGQKIQSVKGMNDLLPVEQKDFKITAAYWQAFENKIQNWTRRFDYKQIRTPIVEQTGLFVRSIGEETDVVGKEMYTFSDSNDTLSLTLRPEGTASCLRAVVEHNLLHEAPRKLWYMGAMFRRERPQKGRYRQFHQVGIEALGFADPDIDAEMVAMCADLWRELGILQYLTLEINSLGNREERATYRAALVAYLTEFEDKLDDDSKRRLHTNPLRVLDTKNPDLQEICNNAPRLIDYLGEDSQKHYQTFKDLLTGLDIQFVENPRLVRGLDYYNHTVFEWTTDKLGAQATVCGGGRYDGLIEELGGKAAPSIGFAMGIERLLLLVREHGSLQVADVPDVFVMQQGEGSTLQAMKYAAQLRENGFDVAQFSGSTKLKNQFKRADQSGAQFALIIAESELANQEVTLKDLRGERGQITIPANELISKLNEWKA; the protein is encoded by the coding sequence ATGGGACAAAAAATCCAATCCGTTAAAGGCATGAATGACCTTCTGCCCGTAGAACAAAAAGATTTCAAAATCACCGCCGCTTATTGGCAAGCCTTTGAAAACAAAATTCAAAACTGGACACGCCGATTTGATTACAAACAAATCCGCACACCCATCGTGGAACAAACAGGTTTGTTTGTGCGCTCCATCGGCGAAGAAACGGACGTGGTCGGCAAAGAAATGTACACCTTTTCCGACAGCAACGACACATTGAGCCTGACCCTGCGCCCCGAAGGCACAGCCAGCTGTTTACGCGCCGTAGTGGAACACAATCTCTTGCACGAAGCGCCACGCAAATTGTGGTATATGGGCGCGATGTTCCGCCGCGAACGCCCACAAAAAGGGCGTTACCGCCAATTCCACCAAGTTGGCATTGAAGCACTCGGTTTTGCTGACCCCGATATTGATGCGGAAATGGTGGCGATGTGCGCCGATTTGTGGCGAGAGTTGGGTATCTTGCAATATTTAACTTTGGAAATCAACAGCTTGGGCAATCGAGAAGAACGTGCCACCTACCGTGCCGCTTTGGTCGCCTATCTGACTGAATTTGAAGACAAATTGGACGATGACAGCAAACGCCGTCTCCACACCAACCCATTGCGCGTTTTGGACACGAAAAATCCAGATTTGCAAGAAATTTGCAATAATGCGCCGCGTTTGATTGATTATTTGGGCGAAGATTCCCAAAAACATTATCAAACATTCAAAGATTTGCTGACGGGTTTGGACATTCAATTTGTGGAAAATCCGCGTTTGGTGCGCGGTTTGGATTACTACAATCACACAGTTTTTGAGTGGACGACCGATAAATTGGGCGCACAAGCGACCGTGTGTGGCGGTGGACGTTACGATGGTTTGATTGAAGAATTGGGGGGCAAAGCCGCGCCGTCTATTGGTTTTGCGATGGGGATTGAGCGTTTGTTGTTGTTGGTGCGCGAACACGGCAGCCTGCAAGTAGCTGATGTGCCTGATGTTTTCGTGATGCAGCAAGGCGAAGGCTCAACTTTACAAGCGATGAAATACGCAGCGCAATTACGCGAAAACGGCTTTGACGTGGCTCAATTTTCAGGCAGCACCAAATTGAAAAATCAATTTAAACGCGCCGACCAATCGGGCGCACAATTCGCTTTGATTATCGCGGAAAGTGAATTGGCAAATCAAGAAGTTACCTTGAAAGATTTGCGTGGCGAGCGTGGGCAAATCACGATTCCCGCCAATGAATTAATTTCAAAATTAAATGAATGGAAAGCATAA
- a CDS encoding MmcQ/YjbR family DNA-binding protein, translated as MRRWQNNGILGFQAAFQYTIYCRSGIHARHDESRHMVSGINARLTAMIFCRVLQGSLKTESIMSSQKDFLLDYIAQKYDTQPEYLWANHPEFAVFRHRKNGKWFAIVMRVSGSLIGLADTAMVDIVNVKLPPEWVAHLSGQAGFAPAYHMNKTHWLTLRLDDSLQQDEIVRLLHESFLRTL; from the coding sequence GTGCGGCGTTGGCAGAATAATGGGATTTTGGGTTTTCAGGCTGCCTTTCAGTACACGATTTATTGTAGGTCGGGCATTCATGCCCGACATGATGAATCACGGCACATGGTTTCGGGCATAAATGCCCGACTTACAGCAATGATTTTTTGTCGTGTACTGCAAGGCAGCCTGAAAACGGAGTCAATCATGTCTTCTCAAAAAGATTTTTTATTGGATTATATCGCGCAAAAATACGATACGCAGCCTGAATATTTATGGGCAAATCATCCCGAATTTGCTGTGTTTCGGCATCGCAAAAATGGTAAATGGTTTGCGATTGTGATGCGCGTTTCAGGCAGCCTGATTGGTTTAGCAGATACAGCGATGGTGGATATTGTTAATGTAAAATTGCCGCCTGAATGGGTGGCGCATTTGAGTGGGCAAGCAGGTTTTGCGCCTGCGTATCACATGAATAAAACGCATTGGCTGACGCTGCGTTTGGACGATTCGCTGCAACAAGATGAAATTGTGCGTTTATTACACGAAAGTTTTTTGCGTACTCTGTGA
- the rnc gene encoding ribonuclease III translates to MKSTPRKQHLDRIQQKIGYTFKQITYLNQALTHRSYGSQNNERFEFIGDSILDYVIAKMLFDAFKQLPEGRLSPLRAQLVKEATLAEIARELGLGHALLLGVGELKSGGSDRASILADALEALFAAVSLDANFQAAEQVIYRLFAERIRRLNLDTQIKDSKTQLQEFLQARKFALPKYRIEKQTGEGNEARFDVSCDLGELGQVFYATGNSRRVAEQDCAKQALAWLIQQFGK, encoded by the coding sequence ATGAAATCCACACCTCGCAAGCAACATCTTGACCGTATTCAGCAGAAAATTGGTTATACTTTCAAACAAATTACCTATCTCAATCAAGCGCTAACACATCGTAGTTATGGCTCACAAAACAATGAACGTTTTGAATTCATTGGCGACAGTATTTTAGATTATGTCATTGCCAAAATGCTGTTTGATGCATTCAAACAATTGCCAGAGGGACGTTTATCGCCCCTACGTGCGCAATTAGTTAAAGAAGCAACATTGGCAGAAATTGCCCGTGAATTAGGATTAGGGCACGCTTTATTATTAGGTGTTGGTGAACTTAAAAGCGGTGGTAGCGACCGCGCCTCTATTTTGGCTGATGCACTAGAAGCGTTATTCGCTGCAGTTAGTTTAGATGCCAATTTTCAGGCTGCCGAACAAGTCATTTATCGATTATTTGCCGAACGTATCAGACGGTTAAATCTGGATACGCAAATCAAAGATAGCAAAACGCAGTTACAAGAGTTTTTGCAAGCGCGTAAATTTGCTTTACCTAAATATCGCATTGAAAAACAAACAGGCGAGGGCAATGAAGCACGATTCGATGTATCCTGTGATTTGGGCGAATTGGGACAAGTTTTTTATGCAACTGGAAATAGTCGCCGCGTTGCTGAACAAGATTGCGCCAAACAAGCTTTGGCGTGGCTAATACAGCAATTTGGAAAATAA
- a CDS encoding YfgM family protein encodes MSAHHDEQQELENAKHLWHKGGKWVFAVLVAAALGYLGNVIYKGQVESNNQKAATLAAQVNGDSAKLAALQQSHAKSSATALATLESAKLLFDNGKLDESASAYRWILDNNKEPLFQAAAVQNLANVFLQQKKFDDALAILNTPVDDSFAPIINEIKGDVYSAQGKNKEAADAYKLALDKLPENSANRELVELKLGQL; translated from the coding sequence ATGTCAGCACATCATGATGAACAACAGGAATTAGAAAACGCCAAGCATTTGTGGCACAAAGGTGGCAAATGGGTATTTGCGGTTTTGGTAGCAGCGGCTTTGGGTTATTTGGGCAATGTGATTTACAAGGGGCAAGTGGAAAGCAACAATCAAAAAGCAGCAACACTTGCCGCACAAGTTAATGGCGACAGTGCAAAATTAGCAGCATTGCAACAATCACATGCTAAATCATCTGCTACTGCACTCGCCACCTTAGAATCCGCTAAATTATTGTTTGATAATGGTAAACTTGATGAATCTGCCTCCGCCTATCGCTGGATATTGGATAATAATAAAGAACCCTTATTTCAGGCAGCCGCCGTGCAAAATTTGGCGAATGTTTTCTTGCAACAAAAGAAATTTGACGATGCTTTGGCGATTTTAAATACGCCTGTTGATGATAGTTTTGCTCCTATCATCAACGAAATTAAAGGCGACGTGTACAGCGCACAGGGTAAAAATAAAGAAGCCGCAGATGCGTATAAATTAGCATTGGATAAATTGCCTGAAAATTCTGCCAATCGTGAATTGGTAGAATTGAAACTTGGGCAATTATAA
- the der gene encoding ribosome biogenesis GTPase Der, with protein MKPTIALVGRPNVGKSTLFNRLTRTKDALVHDLPGLTRDRHYGHGRVGTKPYLVVDTGGFEPVVDSGILHEMAKQTLQAVDEADAVIFLVDARTGLTPQDKIIADRLRQSPRPVFLAVNKGEGGNRAVLSAEFYELALGEPRVISGAHGDGVYHLIEDVLEHFPDAEEEVNENKHPTFAIIGRPNVGKSTLVNAILGEERVIAFDMAGTTRDSIHIDFERENKPFTIIDTAGVRRRGKVDEAVEKFSVIKAMQAIEAANVAVLVLDAQQDIADQDATIAGFALEAGRALVVAVNKWDGISEERRNDIKRDIARKLYFLDFAKFHYISALKEKGIDGLFDSIQAAYDAAFIKMPTPKITRVLQTAVERQQPPRAGLVRPKMRYAHQGGSNPPVIVIHGNSLHAIGDSYTRYLTQTFRKAFNLQGTPLRIQCNVSENPYEETAKEVKNKPLRRVSLSNRIAKREGRKDEKARNSGGKTKKRQVSSKKSHQK; from the coding sequence ATGAAACCAACAATCGCATTGGTGGGTCGCCCAAATGTCGGCAAATCCACCTTATTCAACCGTTTAACGCGCACCAAAGACGCGCTTGTCCACGATTTACCGGGTTTGACACGCGACCGCCATTATGGACACGGACGTGTCGGCACCAAACCCTATCTCGTTGTGGATACAGGCGGTTTTGAACCTGTGGTGGATAGCGGCATTTTGCACGAAATGGCAAAACAAACCTTACAGGCAGTCGATGAAGCCGATGCCGTGATTTTTTTAGTGGACGCGCGTACAGGTTTAACGCCACAAGACAAAATCATCGCCGACCGTTTGCGCCAAAGTCCGCGCCCCGTGTTTTTGGCTGTAAATAAGGGCGAAGGCGGTAACCGTGCCGTGTTGTCTGCCGAGTTTTACGAATTGGCTTTGGGCGAACCGCGCGTGATTTCGGGTGCACACGGCGATGGCGTTTACCATTTGATTGAAGATGTGTTGGAACATTTTCCCGATGCCGAAGAAGAAGTTAACGAAAACAAACATCCGACTTTTGCCATTATCGGTCGTCCGAATGTGGGCAAATCCACGCTGGTCAACGCGATTTTGGGCGAAGAGCGCGTGATTGCGTTTGACATGGCTGGCACAACGCGCGACAGCATTCACATTGATTTTGAACGCGAAAACAAGCCGTTCACGATTATTGACACGGCTGGTGTGCGCAGACGCGGCAAGGTGGACGAGGCTGTGGAAAAATTCTCCGTCATCAAAGCCATGCAAGCGATTGAAGCGGCAAATGTGGCGGTTTTGGTGTTGGACGCGCAGCAGGACATCGCCGACCAAGACGCGACCATTGCAGGTTTTGCGCTGGAAGCGGGGCGCGCGTTGGTGGTTGCCGTGAACAAGTGGGACGGCATTTCCGAAGAACGCCGCAACGACATCAAGCGCGATATTGCGCGTAAACTGTATTTCCTTGATTTTGCGAAATTTCACTATATTTCCGCGCTGAAAGAAAAGGGCATTGACGGGCTGTTTGACAGCATTCAGGCTGCCTACGATGCGGCGTTTATCAAAATGCCGACCCCGAAAATCACGCGCGTTTTGCAAACGGCTGTGGAACGCCAACAGCCACCACGCGCAGGTTTGGTGCGCCCGAAAATGCGTTACGCGCACCAAGGCGGCAGCAATCCGCCTGTGATTGTGATTCACGGCAATTCGCTGCACGCGATTGGCGACAGCTACACGCGCTATCTCACGCAAACGTTCCGTAAGGCGTTCAATTTACAGGGAACGCCGTTGCGGATTCAGTGTAATGTGAGCGAAAATCCGTATGAAGAAACGGCAAAAGAAGTGAAAAACAAGCCGTTGAGACGTGTGAGTTTGAGTAATCGCATTGCCAAACGCGAAGGGCGCAAAGATGAAAAAGCGCGTAATAGCGGTGGCAAAACGAAGAAACGGCAAGTTTCTAGTAAGAAATCGCATCAGAAGTAA
- the rfaE1 gene encoding D-glycero-beta-D-manno-heptose-7-phosphate kinase codes for MTLSRTPLLSDFQAAKVLVVGDVMLDRYWFGDVNRISPEAPVPVAKINKTDHRAGGAANVARNIAALGGQVALLSVVGDDEAADTLADLLRQDGIADYLLRSSSAPTTLKLRVLSRNQQLIRLDFEETPDTGSLKIVAQKYAELVAQYDAVILSDYGKGVLGDVAVMIAAARALGKAVLIDPKGADYDKYAGATLLTPNRAELREAVGGWSSESSLTEKAQKLRDDLDLDALLLTRSEEGMSLYRAGQIDHQPTRAQEVYDVSGAGDTVIATMGLCLAAGYDLRDAMHTANAAAGVVVAKLGTAVCSFAELSAALAE; via the coding sequence ATGACTTTATCTCGCACTCCCTTATTATCAGATTTTCAGGCTGCCAAAGTGTTGGTGGTGGGCGATGTAATGCTCGACCGTTATTGGTTTGGCGATGTAAACCGCATTTCGCCCGAAGCTCCTGTTCCTGTAGCAAAAATTAACAAAACCGACCATCGCGCTGGCGGTGCGGCAAATGTGGCGCGCAATATTGCCGCTTTGGGCGGACAAGTCGCCTTATTATCGGTAGTGGGCGATGATGAAGCAGCGGATACTTTGGCAGATTTGTTGCGCCAAGATGGCATTGCCGATTATTTGTTGCGCAGTTCATCGGCTCCAACCACATTAAAATTGCGTGTTTTATCGCGCAATCAACAATTGATTCGTTTGGATTTTGAAGAAACGCCCGATACAGGCAGCCTGAAAATCGTGGCGCAAAAATATGCTGAATTGGTGGCGCAATACGATGCGGTAATTTTGTCGGATTATGGCAAAGGTGTGTTGGGCGATGTGGCGGTGATGATTGCGGCTGCGCGTGCTTTGGGCAAAGCGGTGTTGATTGACCCCAAAGGTGCGGATTATGATAAATATGCAGGCGCGACTTTGCTCACGCCCAATCGCGCTGAATTGCGTGAAGCGGTCGGTGGCTGGTCATCTGAATCCAGTTTGACGGAGAAAGCACAAAAATTGCGTGATGATTTGGATTTAGATGCGCTATTACTTACCCGTAGTGAAGAAGGCATGAGTTTGTATCGCGCAGGACAAATTGACCATCAACCCACGCGCGCGCAGGAAGTATACGATGTTTCGGGTGCAGGCGATACGGTGATTGCAACGATGGGTTTGTGTTTGGCGGCGGGATACGATTTGCGCGATGCGATGCACACGGCAAATGCGGCGGCTGGTGTAGTGGTGGCAAAATTGGGGACAGCGGTGTGTTCGTTTGCAGAATTGAGTGCGGCGTTGGCAGAATAA
- the fabD gene encoding ACP S-malonyltransferase: MSFAFFFPGQGSQSLHMMDGFDGVQVVRDTFTEASDALNQDLWAMMNGEDAEIIGQTVNTQPLMLTAGVATYRAYLAAGGALPSVVAGHSLGEYSALVAAGSLKFTDAVKLVRLRAELMQSAVPQGVGAMAAILGLDDDVVRQICADAEQGEVCEAVNFNSIGQIVIAGNAAAVERAMTAAKEAGAKRALPLPVSVPSHCRLMQAAAEKLAVALQDVAFMQPEIRVIHNADVTSYNDAAQIKDALVRQLYSPVRWTETVQLLVREGITQSAECGPGKVLAGLAKRIEKEAVCSALVSQEAVDAFIAAH, translated from the coding sequence ATGTCTTTTGCATTTTTCTTCCCTGGGCAAGGCTCACAAAGTTTGCATATGATGGACGGTTTTGACGGCGTGCAAGTGGTACGCGATACTTTTACCGAAGCATCGGACGCGCTCAATCAAGATTTGTGGGCAATGATGAATGGCGAAGATGCTGAAATCATTGGGCAAACGGTCAATACGCAGCCCTTGATGCTGACGGCTGGTGTGGCGACTTATCGTGCTTATTTGGCGGCTGGCGGTGCGTTGCCCAGCGTTGTGGCTGGACACAGTTTGGGTGAATACAGCGCGTTGGTGGCAGCAGGCAGCCTGAAATTTACCGATGCGGTGAAATTGGTGCGGTTGCGTGCAGAGTTAATGCAATCTGCCGTACCACAAGGCGTGGGCGCGATGGCGGCAATTTTGGGTTTAGATGATGATGTGGTGCGCCAAATTTGTGCCGATGCCGAGCAAGGCGAAGTGTGCGAAGCGGTGAATTTTAATTCCATCGGACAAATTGTGATTGCAGGCAATGCGGCGGCGGTAGAACGTGCCATGACGGCAGCAAAAGAAGCTGGTGCAAAACGTGCTTTGCCTTTGCCTGTTTCCGTGCCATCGCATTGTCGTTTGATGCAAGCGGCAGCGGAAAAATTGGCGGTAGCATTGCAAGATGTGGCGTTTATGCAGCCTGAAATTCGTGTGATTCACAATGCAGATGTGACTTCATACAATGATGCGGCGCAAATTAAAGATGCGTTGGTGCGCCAGTTGTATTCGCCTGTACGCTGGACAGAAACCGTGCAATTATTGGTGCGCGAAGGCATAACCCAATCGGCGGAATGTGGACCGGGTAAAGTATTGGCTGGTTTGGCAAAACGCATTGAAAAAGAAGCGGTGTGCAGCGCATTGGTATCGCAAGAAGCGGTTGATGCGTTTATTGCAGCGCATTGA
- a CDS encoding DUF2726 domain-containing protein: MYWLIALLLLIFFLLLLPCIILKRKEKNPFKDKKRVLPYFRRPLMTPTELDVYAILLEALPKYMIFSQVQASRVLDVPVNKETYYWFNFVSRLSYDFVICRTDSTPIAAIEIDDSSHDLPERQEVDFRKDKATLTAGVAMIRWKVGETPDVKEIAELIEKIDKKAA; encoded by the coding sequence ATGTATTGGCTTATTGCATTGTTATTGTTGATTTTTTTCTTATTGCTATTGCCTTGTATCATTTTAAAACGCAAAGAAAAAAATCCGTTTAAAGACAAAAAACGTGTCTTGCCATATTTTCGTCGCCCATTGATGACACCGACTGAATTAGACGTGTACGCCATCTTATTGGAAGCCTTGCCCAAGTATATGATATTCAGCCAAGTGCAAGCCTCACGCGTATTGGATGTACCCGTCAATAAAGAAACCTATTATTGGTTCAATTTCGTCAGCCGATTGAGTTACGATTTCGTGATTTGCCGCACCGACAGCACACCGATTGCTGCGATTGAAATTGACGACAGCAGCCATGATTTGCCTGAACGTCAAGAAGTTGATTTTCGCAAGGATAAGGCGACTTTAACCGCTGGTGTCGCCATGATACGTTGGAAAGTTGGTGAAACACCCGATGTGAAAGAAATTGCTGAATTAATTGAAAAAATAGATAAAAAGGCAGCCTGA
- the gcvH gene encoding glycine cleavage system protein GcvH, with amino-acid sequence MSQIPENLAYTATHQWLRTETDGIATIGITDYAQETLGDIIFVELPKIGDMLSAQQHAATVESVKSASDVYCPVAGEVVAINAALLDAPELANSQPYDTGWFFQIRPSVDADFDELLTAEQYAKEIDE; translated from the coding sequence ATGTCACAAATCCCTGAAAATTTGGCTTATACCGCCACACATCAATGGTTACGCACCGAAACAGACGGCATTGCCACCATTGGCATTACCGATTATGCGCAAGAAACTTTGGGCGATATTATTTTTGTTGAGTTGCCCAAAATTGGCGATATGCTTTCCGCGCAACAACACGCTGCAACGGTGGAATCAGTTAAATCCGCATCCGATGTGTATTGTCCTGTGGCAGGCGAAGTAGTTGCCATCAACGCTGCGTTATTGGACGCGCCAGAATTAGCCAACAGCCAACCTTATGATACAGGCTGGTTTTTTCAAATCCGCCCAAGTGTGGATGCAGATTTTGATGAATTGCTGACAGCGGAACAATATGCCAAAGAAATTGACGAATAA
- a CDS encoding tetratricopeptide repeat protein gives MNIISKKIAIIALLLGMVLITMTLWFGLVAWQNHDERQHLPEGWHTLMDDVQNVRANHKNDANKMRETSKRLQKILQSCPVNNRQSCELAMAYDLSRHRYFPKAEILASYLYRGVIEQYIRSQPIEKKKELVDIITRHAKSGISAAQGNLGLMYANGNLVEKSNKKALYWFEKAIEKDNPIALTNMAIAYSQGTIVPKDEQKASEYMRRSAKQGEENARTAVWYGM, from the coding sequence ATGAATATCATCAGTAAAAAAATCGCCATAATTGCTCTATTACTGGGCATGGTACTGATAACTATGACATTGTGGTTTGGCTTGGTCGCATGGCAAAACCATGATGAACGCCAACATTTGCCAGAAGGTTGGCATACTTTAATGGATGATGTTCAAAATGTCAGGGCAAATCACAAAAATGATGCCAACAAAATGCGTGAAACCAGCAAACGGTTGCAAAAAATATTGCAATCTTGCCCTGTGAACAATCGCCAATCGTGTGAATTGGCAATGGCTTATGATTTATCGCGTCATCGTTATTTTCCCAAAGCCGAAATTTTGGCATCTTATTTATATCGTGGCGTGATTGAGCAATATATACGTTCACAACCAATTGAAAAGAAAAAGGAATTAGTTGATATTATAACCCGACACGCCAAATCAGGTATTTCTGCGGCACAAGGCAATTTAGGCTTGATGTACGCAAATGGCAATTTGGTTGAGAAAAGCAACAAGAAAGCCCTGTATTGGTTTGAAAAAGCAATAGAAAAAGACAATCCCATTGCCTTAACCAATATGGCAATCGCCTATTCACAAGGCACAATCGTCCCAAAAGATGAACAAAAAGCAAGCGAGTACATGAGACGTTCCGCCAAACAGGGCGAAGAAAACGCCAGAACGGCTGTGTGGTACGGCATGTGA